The Aliiroseovarius sediminilitoris region CACATGGAACCCACCATTGGATCGCAGACTTGCGTTGAAGAATGCGAACTGCCGCTTTGCGTCGGTGATCAGTTGATCGCGATGTTCGGGCGTGCCGAATTGGTGTCGGGGCGCGGGCGTAAGCGGATGATGTGTCGTCATGGAAAACCTCTGCGAATTGGGTGCTTAAGCTGCGCGTATCTAGCCCGTGGTGACAGATGTTTGGGTTGGCGCGGTCATAGCTGGATGAACAAGCTGAAGATCGGCTGCCGGGACCCCGTTGATCCGATCAATAATCATTTGGGCCAAAGACCGCCCCGCTGCTGATAAATCTTCATGCAGGCTGTCCACGCGCGGACGGACAAAGTCGAACACGCCGGAGGTCTGCTTGACCACAACATGCACATCGCGCCCCACGATCAGTCCCGCATCCTGAATGGCAGCCAGCCCAGCCAATGCAGATACATCACCCGGAAAGATCAACCCATCCGGCGCGTTTGCGGCCTGCAACCGCTTGCCCAACTGCTTCGAAATATCATGGCCGTCGCTATCCAGCGTCATCCCGCTGAGGATCTCATGATCGACGCCCGCGACGCGCACTGCCGTCATGAAGCCATGCAGAAGGTGATGATGAAACATGAACCGGTCTTCAGGAAGAAGAATCGCCAACCGCTTTGCCCCGCGCGCGATCAGCAATTCGGCGGCTTGCTTACCAAAGGCCTGGTTGTCAAAGTCAACAAAAGCGTGCGGCGTAGCCAGTTCAGATCGCCCATGCGTGACAAAGGGAAACCCGGCCTCGGACAGAAATCGGATGCGACTGTCATCCGGGC contains the following coding sequences:
- a CDS encoding LacI family transcriptional regulator — protein: MSAQKNRPTQRTIADRLGISVGAVSRALANDVKMSEQTRAQVRKAAEDLGYAPDRAAQRLRTGRTFVINLILPPHNEILGFGNLLVGGISAGLLGTPFDLLVWPDHGADQSLDRIERIVRNNLADGIIFSRTCPDDSRIRFLSEAGFPFVTHGRSELATPHAFVDFDNQAFGKQAAELLIARGAKRLAILLPEDRFMFHHHLLHGFMTAVRVAGVDHEILSGMTLDSDGHDISKQLGKRLQAANAPDGLIFPGDVSALAGLAAIQDAGLIVGRDVHVVVKQTSGVFDFVRPRVDSLHEDLSAAGRSLAQMIIDRINGVPAADLQLVHPAMTAPTQTSVTTG